One window from the genome of Salvia miltiorrhiza cultivar Shanhuang (shh) chromosome 7, IMPLAD_Smil_shh, whole genome shotgun sequence encodes:
- the LOC130994258 gene encoding pollen-specific leucine-rich repeat extensin-like protein 1 — protein MGLAKQRLITSLIPQLPPEWQDWAASLVLQYIVRTEFGRLVRADFRGFIAMISHRYLAFDDPPPPPYDAPSPPTDPFPIIPAPPVDEIPYVPEPVVPDEAVAFEPIVPDSAVLESGILQIGSPYMDFDPFHYLTLIPFPYADLPPWEPAPATEPLSLPPSEIIPPIPSTMPWTEYVSFDPYPKVAPLPEPGTLEFQLYMHPILYPPSRDAQEGPSHPIPIDSDDEDPDEETPEMTVGHGQTRPLRRRTTTDGVDVWEPILEPPICGPMADTDVEDETEDDDENGNRLIDGGEDEETEPSEDMTVDDAESRVSGDGFGGTGWI, from the coding sequence ATGGGATTGGCGAAGCAGAGGCTTATCACAAGTTTGATTCCACAGTTACCACCTGAGTGGCAGGATTGGGCGGCTTCACTAGTGCTGCAGTATATAGTTAGGACTGAGTTTGGACGTTTAGTGCGTGCAGATTTTAGGGGTTTTATAGCGATGATTAGTCACCGCTACCTTGCTTTTGATgatcccccaccaccaccataTGATGCACCCTCTCCTCCGACAGATCCTTTTCCGATTATACCCGCACCCCCAGTTGATGAGATTCCGTATGTTCCTGAGCCAGTTGTGCCTGATGAGGCCGTTGCTTTTGAGCCCATTGTCCCGGATTCTGCTGTTCTGGAGTCAGGCATTCTGCAGATTGGATCGCCATATATGGATTTTGATCCATTTCATTACTTGACATTGATACCCTTTCCCTATGCTGATCTGCCGCCCTGGGAGCCGGCCCCAGCGACAGAACCATTATCATTGCCTCCTTCAGAGATTATACCACCTATTCCATCTACGATGCCTTGGACCGAGTATGTGTCTTTTGATCCTTACCCGAAGGTTGCTCCTCTACCTGAGCCCGGCACACTTGAGTTTCAACTTTACATGCATCCTATACTATACCCGCCATCCCGAGATGCACAGGAGGGACCGTCTCATCCGATTCCgattgatagtgatgatgaggaCCCAGACGAGGAGACACCTGAGATGACAGTTGGGCATGGACAGACCCGACCACTACGGCGTCGGACCACTACTGATGGAGTCGATGTATGGGAGCCTATTCTAGAGCCACCTATTTGCGGCCCGATGGCGGATACAGATGTTGAAGATGAGACAGAGGATGATGATGAAAATGGGAACCGCTTGATTGATGGAGGTGAGGATGAGGAGACCGAGCCTAGTGAAGATATGACAGTAGATGATGCAGAGAGTAGAGTATCAGGAGACGGTTTCGGTGGGACTGGATGGATCTGA